GGTTCGGGTTTGATCTCGAATTCGGCTCTAACATGGGCAAAAACAGGCGTAACAGTAAAACCCGTTACTGTCTCGTGAGCAGGGAGAACGCCAAGGACATCAACCAGTTCTGTAGGAAGACCGATTTCTTCCTGCGCTTCCCGCAGGGCCGCTGCGATCACATCCGCGTCGCCTTCGTCTTGCTTTCCACCCGGAAAGGCGATCTGCCCCGGGTGGTGCTTTAATGCGGAAGAACGCTTTGTCAGCAGAAGATGCAGCCCATCGTCGCGCGTGACAAGCGGAGCAAGAACACCGGCGGGACGCAAAACACGTCCTGCCGGCAAAGTCACATCGGAATTAAGATCAAAGTCGGATGTCTGCGTACCGGATGCGGTCAGACCGGCCTTGATCCGCGTCAGAGTGTTCGCGACATCATGTTGTTTCTGCATCAAATCCGACTGTCTTTGGGTCCAGATCGTAATGCGCACCGCAGAACTGACAATCTGCTGTGACACGGCCTTCATCGGTGGTCATCTTCTCAATATCCTTGGCGGAATAGATCGACAGGCTTTGACGCACACGATCTTCCGAACAGGAGCACCCGAAACGCACGGCTTGCGCATCAAACACACGAGGCTGTTCCTCGTGAAACAGGCGCAGCAAGAGATCTGTCGGCGGCACGCTTGGCCCGATCAGCTCCAGATCTTCCACCGTGTCGAGCAGAATGTTCGCGCGGTTCCAGTTCTCTTCTTCAGCGCCATCCACCAGATCGGTTGCGGTCAGAACTTCGCCTGTTCCCTCTGTCTTTGCGGCAAAAGGAGACGCCTTGGGCATGAGTTGAAGCATAACACCACCGGCGCGCCAATGTTCATCCTCATTGGGGCCGGACGACTGACCAAAGCTGAGCGAAAAGCGCGTTGGCAATTGCTCGGATTGGGCGAAATACGCCTCTGCGCAAGCGGCAAGTGATCCGCCCTCAAGCGGGGTAATGCCTTGATAAGGCACCATGCCTTCACCCTGATCGATCATAATCGCAAAATAGCCTTCGCCGATCTGCTCAAAAGGCGCGGCATCCGTCAAGCGGTCTTCATCATAGCTTGCATAGGCTCTGATGCGGGCAGAACGGCCTTCTTCATCCGGGCCGTAATAGTCAGTGGCAATCATACGGACAGCGCCCTTTGACTGCACTTGCAGGGACAGCTTCCAGCGCAGTTTAATCGTTTGACCGATCAGCGCTGTCAATAGGGCCATTTCGGCAACCAGCGCTTCGACCACCGGCGGGTAATCATGCTGGCTCAAAATGCCGTCCAGAACGCCATCCAGACGGGCAACACGGCCCCGCACGTCACTGTTGTCTAGCTGGAAAGGCAGCACGCTGTCGTCCCACGCAATCTGGTTTCCGGCTTGAATTTGCGCTGTCATGGAGGGTTTCCTTATCTCGGGCCGCTTGGCATACCGCGTCTATATAGGAGCGGCAAGCGCGGGATAAAGGGGCGGGCGGATGATCAGGCGGATCGGTGAGGTACCACAGAAAGACAGGTCATACCGACTTCGGCCTGGCGCATATGCAATCCTGCCATTGGGAAACGGGATTCTGACGACCGCCCAAATTGCACCTCGGGTGGACGTCCAGCTTCCCGGAGGCGGCGTTGATCCCGGTGAAAGTCCCCTACAAGCGTTGCACCGCGAGGTACTGGAAGAAATAGGCTGGCGCATTGATCGCCCCCGCCGTCTTGGTGCGTTCCGGCGCTTCGTCTTTATGCCGGAGTACGATCTTTGGGCAGAGAAGCTGTGTACCGTTTATGTGGCCCATCCAGTGCGCAAGATTGCCGAACCGACAGAGTCAGATCACGAAACCCTGCTGCTAAGCGCAGCTGAGGCAGTCGAGATGTTGGGCAATGCAGGTGACCGGATGTTTTTAAAACGCTATTTGGGCTGATCCGTTCCGGCGTATTCGAACAGGATACCAGACACATCGTCGGGAAAATCTTCGGTTCCCGCAAAGTTTGACAGCTCCCACATCAACGCTTCCATCAACGCTTTGCCGCGCACATCGGCCAATTGCATCATCATGTCATGCAACCCGTCTTCTCCCAGCATTTGACCTGCCGCATCAGGGCATTCTGTCACGCCGTCAGAAAGCAACAGCAACCGATCGCCGGGCGCAAGCGTCAGGGTGAATTGGGTAAAATCGGCGCCCTCAAGCAGACCAACAGGAAATCCACCCGAACCGGTTTGTTCAATCGAACCATCTTTCCGCTGTACTAACGGGTGCGGATGACCGGCTTGCGCCAAATTGACACGACCTGTCGGGAGGTGAATGAACGCCAGAAGAATGGTGAAGTAGTGTTCAGTCTCCATTTCGTTCAGCACTAGGTCGTTGAGCATCCTAACAACATCCGCTGGTGGTCTGGCGGAAAACCGGCCTTTGTTATCGGGAACTAAGGCAATGTTCTGATCCGGCGCGGTCGCAGACATATATCCCGCAAGCCGCGCCGTCATCAACGCAGAGCTGACACCGTGCCCGGACACATCAATCGCGAACAGCCCCAGGTGATCGTCATCGGTGGGGAAAAACCCCACAAGATCACCGCCAACATGACCTGCGGATCGCAAAATCAGAGATAACGCGCCTTCATCGTAAACCTTGTGACGTTCGCGCAGCAACGACTGCTGCAGCTTCTTCGCCTCAAGCAAGTCCTGATCCAGCAGGTCGTGAACCCGCTGCAACTCCTCAAGCGTTTCCCCTACCCTACGGTTTTGCATCGACAGTTCGCGCTGCATCTCGACAATTCGCTGACCGGCAGTGATCCGCGCGCGAAGCTCGTGTGCGTTGAAAGGTTTTGTCAAAAAGTCGTCAGCGCCTGAATCAAGACCGTGCGCAACCTCTGCCTTATCGCTCTTGGAGGTGAGGAGAATAAAGTACGCATATTCGTCCTGCGTCATTGCGCGAAAACTCTGACAGAATTCGATGCCCGACATGCCCGGCATGATCCAGTCGCTCAAAATGAGGTCAGGGATTTCTTTCTCACACAGAAGCAACGCTTCATCACCCGAAGCAGCTTCCTGAACGTTAAAACCCCATTTCGTGAGCGTCTTGGAAAGGATGCTGCGCTGCAGCCGGCTATCGTCGACAATCAGGATGCGCAGCGCATTTTCTTGCGTCGGGTCACCATCCAAGGGTGCGTATTTCGTTCGGCTGGGTGCCATAATTAATCCGGTCAAACTTCAATTCCGGTGCTCACTGACAGATCGCTCTTAACACCGCATGAATGCTCTAAACCTACATAAATAGCCGGATTTGGTGACAATTTTTTAACGCGGCCCATCCACCTTGAAGAAAGCGGTGGAGGGGCGGATGATTGACTGGTCACGCGTGCAGGAACTACGTGAGGAAGTCGGCGAAGAAGACTTTGAAGAGGTAGTCGATCTGTTTCTGGTAGAGGTAGATAGCGTAATCGACCGGCTGAAAACGATGGCGGATCGATCGACGCTTGGCTCTGACCTCCACTTTCTAAAGGGCAGTGCGCTCAGTCTTGGTTTTTCCGCTTTCTCAAAGCTGTGCCATCAAGGGGAGCGTGACGTGAGCGACGGCCAACAGGACGAAATTGATCTTGCACCGGTCTATGCCGTTTATGACGCCTCCAGAACCAAATTCCTGTCAGAGTACAAGCGTCGGGACGGGCTATGAGGAGCTCTGCTAGACGAGCTTGTAAAAATTCTCGATCTCGACGCCACCGAACGTATCCACCGCTTTGGCTCGCAGCATCCGCATTCCGTCGATCCAGCGGTCGTGGTTTTGCGCACGGTGCATCGCGTAATTCTGCACTTCGGGATGGGACAGGATGAGAAACTGCTGATCCTCAATTCCCTTCGCAATCGCAACCGCAACATCATCCGCAGTCAATAGCGACGCCTGAGCCGCCGCATCAACGTCAGACAATCCAAGCAATGGCGTTGCAACGTATTGGGGGCAAACAACAGAGACACCGATACCTTCGTGCCCATGGCTGATCGCGAGCGATTCCGCAAAACTGACGGCCGCGTGTTTCGTCGCCGAATACGCGGAATCCCCGATCTGGTTCAGCAAACCCGCAGCAGATGCGACATTCACCAGATACCCCGACCCACGACGGATCATATCGGGCAAGAGAGCGCGTGATGCATAGACGTGGGCCATGACGTGAACTTCCCAGTTCAATTGCCAATTGGCGTTGGTCTGTGACGCAGCGTGGTCGGGATTAGCACCCCCAAGGCCCGCGTTAGAGACAAACAAGTCGATTTCGCCCTGCTCTGCGGTGGCCTGCGAAACGAGTGCATTTATCTGGGCTTCATCCCGGACGTCACAGACATTTGCGATCCCGCCAATAGCCGAAGCAACAGCCTCCGCCTTATCTTTATCCAGGTCGGAGACACACACCTTGGCACCCATATCGGCCAGACGGTGCGCCAACGCCGCGCCAATCCCGCTACCTGCGCCCGTGACAACACAGGACTTTCCTTCAATCAGCATAGCGGCTCCTTAGATCACAAATTGTGCAAGCGTTTCGTCGTTCGTTATATCGGTATAGGTGAATCCGGCGGCGTCAATCCGGGCAAACATCGCGGGGAAGTTCTCTGCTGCGTCCGTTTCGATACCGATAAGCACAGAGCCAAAGTTCCGCGCACTTTTCTTCATGTATTCGAAGCGGGTGATGTTATCGTGCGGGCCCAAGGCATCCAGAAAATCACGCAGCGCACCCGGTCTTTGCGGCAACCTGAGAATGAAGTATTTCTTGAGGCCCGCATACCGTTGCGCGCGCTCTTTCACTTCCGGCAGGCGTTCGAAATCAAAATTTCCACCAGATGCGATACAGACCACAGTCTTGCCTTTGATCTGGTCCGCAACATCGCCCAGCGCCTCCAGCGCCATGGCACCTGCAGGTTCCAGCACGATCCCTTCGACATTCAACATCTCGATAATTGTCTGGCAGATGCGGTCTTCTTCCAGATCAATAACGTCAGCACGGTTGATTGTTTTCAATCGCTCAAACGTCCGCGTGCCAATCTGGGCGACCGATGCGCCGTCAACAAACGTATTCACCGGCGAGACATCAACGGGTGTTCCCTCATCCAGCGCCGCCGCCAGACTTTTGGCACCGGAAGGCTCTACAAAGGTGTATGCACATTCATTTCCGAAATAACTGTATGTGCCCGCAGACAACCCGCCGCCGCCAACAGGCAGAATGATATGATCGGGGACCCGCCCCAACTGCTGCTCTATCTCAACCGCGACAGACGCCTGCCCCTCAATCACATCCTCATCATCGAAGGGAGAAAGAAAATGCGCGCCTTCGGATGCGCAAAAGGCCTGTGCCGCCCGCAGGGAAGCGTCAAAGTAATCTCCGACAAGTTGGATTTCGACTGCCTCGCCCCCGAACATCCGGGTTTTGAGGACCTTCTGCTCGGGTGTTGTTACCGGCATGAAAATCACCCCACGTACGCCGAAGTGGCGGCACATAAAGGCGACACCCTGCGCATGGTTACCCGCTGAGGCGCAGACAAATACATCCTGATCGGGGATCACCTTGCGCATCGCATTGAACGCACCGCGCAACTTGTAAGACCTGACCGGACTCAGATCCTCGCGTTTCAGGTAGATATCCGCGCCAAAACGATCAGACAGCAGTTCGTTGCGCAACAACGGCGTTGCGGGAAAGACAGGCCGCATCTTGGCTGTTGCCAAGGTCGCCATCGCCTGAAAATTCTCTGTCACGCCAGATGCCTCCTATTGATGCGTTATCGTTAGGGGCGCTGCGCGGTCAGGTCAACGCAGGGTGCTACATCTTGCCCGTCCTATCAAAACCCGATACCCCCCGATTGATCTTGCCTAAGGAGTCTATGATGTCCGCGCCTAAAAAAGTTGTGCTTGCCTATTCCGGGGGTCTCGATACCTCGATCATCCTTAAGTGGCTGCAAACCGAATACGGTTGCGAGGTGGTCACCTTTACTGCCGATCTGGGTCAGGGCGAGGAGCTGGAGCCAGCCCGCGCCAAAGCCGAGATGATGGGCGCATCAGAAATCTACATCGAAGATGTGCGCGAAGAATTTGTGCGCGACTTCGTTTTCCCGATGTTCCGCGCCAACGCGGTTTATGAAGGTCTGTATCTGTTGGGTACGTCAATCGCGCGCCCGCTCATTTCAAAACGTCTGGTCGAGATCGCCGAAGAGACCGGTGCAGATGCCGTTGCACATGGCGCAACCGGCAAAGGCAATGATCAGGTCCGGTTTGAGCTGGCCGCCTATGCGCTTAACCCAGACATCAAAGTCATTGCGCCATGGCGTGAGTGGGATTTGTCCAGCCGGACCAAGCTTCTTGAGTTTGCCGAGCTGAACCAAATTCCTGTCGCCAAAGACAAACGCGGCGAAGCGCCGTTTAGTGTTGATGCGAACCTTCTGCACACCTCGTCCGAGGGCAAGGTTCTGGAAGATCCGGCAATTGACGCGCCGGACTACGTGTACCAGCGTACCGTAAACCCCGAAGACGCACCCGATACGCCAGAGTATGTCGAAATCGGTTTCGAGCGCGGCGATGCTGTCAGCATTAACGGCGAAGCGATGTCGCCTGCGACGATCCTCACCAAGCTGAATGAGCTGGGTGGCAAACACGGCTGTGGCCGTCTTGATCTGGTCGAAGGACGCTTTGTCGGGATGAAATCGCGCGGCATTTATGAAACGCCCGGCGGGACACTTCTTCTTGAGGCGCACCGTGGTATCGAATCCATTACCCTTGATCGCGGTGCAATGCACCTCAAGGACGAGCTGATGCCGCGCTATGCGGAACTAATCTATAACGGTTTCTGGTATTCACCCGAGCGGACAATGTTGCAAGCTGCCATCGACGCCAGCCAGACCCATGTGACAGGCACTGTGCGTCTCAAGCTGTATAAAGGTCATGTGCGCACTGTTGGCCGCTGGTCGGATCATTCGCTTTATTCCGAAGCGCATGTCACGTTTGAAGATGACGCCGGTGCTTATGATCAGAAAGACGCGGCTGGCTTTATCCAGCTGAACGCGCTGCGTCTCAAGCTGCTCGCAGCACGCGACAAACGCTTCAAGTGAGAAAAACGGCCCGAACCATAAGGTCCGGGCCAACTACTCATTACGCGTTACAACAGGGTGCAGCGCTACTGCGCGGTCACAACTGACATAACAAGTTTACCATCCGGTTTAATCGGACCGTCTTCTTTGGCCCCCAGGGTATATTCAAAGACGCCCGTTTTCATGCCACCCGTTTCGGCATGGACCATCAGCATCAGCATTTCTCCGGGCTGTACAGCTTCCTGCAAAATGGCGGCGACATCGGTGTTTTCACCACCACGCAGTGGCGCATAGCCGATAACCGGACCCGGCTTCATTTCGGCGTCAGTGCGGTGGACGACCAGCCAGCCGTTTTCACCGGCAACGACTTTCTCCGCACTCACAATGCCGTTCGACACATCCTGATCTGCTGCTTCAACCATTGGCGTTGCATGCGCAGCTGCGTAGGCAACACTCGCCGCACATGTCAGTGCCACGATAGAACTCAGTACATATTTCATCATATCTCTCCTCGTTTGTGCCAAAGACACGAAAGAAGAGATGACTAAGTTTCAAAAATTATTTGAGACGCGCCTCATACATCCGGTTGTAGATCGGAAGCGCGTGATCCAGCACGTCCGAGAAACGCGTATCAACGTCGGGAAGAGGACCTTCGGCACCGGCAAAGCCCGTGCTCTCATGCACCGCGTGGTACCAATGCTTCGCCCAGATACCGTCAAAAGTTCGGGGACCAGCGGGCCAACTTAGCATCGCCGGATCAAACGGAAGGTCGATCGTCGCACACAACTTGCGTAACATGCCTTCCGGATCGTCGCGGATATCGGCGCTATCAATAACCACGCCGCCGAACTTCTCATAGAACCTCTGCTGCTGCTCAAAACCCACGTCGTCGAATGACAACTTATCTCTTTTGGCAGCGTAGCTTGCCATCACACGCGCGGGATGGCGGATGAGGTGGATATGAACACAATCCTCCGCCCAAGACAGTGGAAAACCATCAATCATATGATGCGGCATATGTTTCATGTAGATATGCGGCGCACCGGCGCGCATGCATTCTTTTGCTACCAACTGCGGATCAGTCTGATGCGCCGTGATGATCTCCTCGTGCATCGGATGCGGCTCTCCGGTTGCGTGTAGATAGGCCGCGTAGAACGGTTCATCCATCGCAAGGAAATCCGGCCGGTTCCCAAAGCTATACATCATTGCCGTGCTTAGGTTTCTGGGTCCGGACCACATCGCGATGCGCATAAATTCTCCTTACATCGATCCGAAACCTAGAAATGTTACGATCCAATGCCAAGCGGTAAACCACGATCACCACTGCGTGAAATCCCGGTCCGGGCCTTGTGCCCAAGACGCTTCAGATGCACCGTTACGGAAAGAGGAGAGCGTCATGTCCCATTTTTATCGTCTAAAAATCTTTGCCCTCGCCGGTCTGATCACGATTGGATTGATCGTCCAGACAAATGCAGCACGCGCAGCAGAAACAGAAACATTGACCGTCGCAGGCGGGTGTTTTTGGTGTGTGGAGGCAGACTTCGAATCCGTTCGCGGTGTGAAAGAGGCCGTATCAGGTTTCGCTGGCGGCAAAACGGCCAACCCGACCTACAAGCAGGTTACCGCAGGTGGCACAGGCCATTACGAAGCCGTTCAGATTACATTCGATCCTTCAGTCGTTACGCGTGAAACACTGCTTGGTTTGTTCTTTCGGTCGATTGATCCCACAGATTCGGGCGGCCAATTCTGTGATCGGGGTGCCAGCTATCGCTCTGCCGTATTTGCGGCCAACCCTGCACAAAAAAAAGCTGCTGAAGAAGCCAAGGCAGATGCCCAGTCCGCATTAGGCAAAACGGTTGTGACACCCATCCTGAACGCCGCACCATTCTATCCGGCAGACGCTTACCATCAGGACTATTACAAAAGCAGTGACCGGTTGGCTGTCTCTTCCGTGGGCTTGGCTGTCAAAAAATCGGTCGCCTACAAGCGCTATAGAAAAGGCTGTGGTCGCGACGCGCGTGTGAAGCAGCTTTGGGGCTCGTCCGCACCCTTCGCAAGCTAGGAAAAATCGTGGTCCTGGATTTCTTTGAGGTCCGGGATCACATCTGCCGTCCCCTCGCGAGACACCATTAAGGCACCGGCACGCATTGCAAGATCAATAGCATCGGGCATTGATAACCCTCGATCCAGACCCGCAACAAGATATCCTGTAAACGTGTCACCAGCGCCGGTCGTATCTACAACGTCCGTCTTATACGCGGTGAACTTTCTCTCTGTATTGCTTTTATTAGAGACCCAATTGCACCCTTCAGCCCCCAAGGTGACGACAATTTCAGCAACCGGCAATTCGGGCAAAGTGGCGTTTAGCGCTTCTTGCAACTGGTGGGCTTCGACCTCATTCATCACAAGTATGTCGATTTGCGGCAATATCGCGCGGACCGCATCAGCATCGAATGGCGCGGCAGCATAGACAGTCGGCAACCCTAATGTCTGAGCCGTTCGAGCCGCAAACCTTTGGCCGGATGTTTCATTCTGCATCAACAAAAAATCACCGGGACTAGCTTCGGCCAAGGCACCACCAATCATCTGTTCAGTAATTTCTGCATTCGAGCCGGGAAAAAGAACAATATTGTTCTCTCCGGTCTCATCAATATTGATATTCGCATGTCCTGTGGGTGTAGCGACGGTTGAAATATGGCGGGTGTCCACGCCATATTCCATCATCCGGTCGACAGCCCATCGTCCATCCGTGCCTACCGCGCCAATATGCGCCACGCGCGCGCCGCCACGAGCGGCAGCGACAGACATATTCGCACCCTTTCCACCTAATCCCTGATGGAAATGTCCCGCGGCAATTGTTTCGCCTGCGGCGGGAAGCCGTGCGAGCCGGTAGAAGTTATCAGCGTTGATTGATCCCAAGTTCCAAATCATTCGCCAACCTTGCATGCGGCAAGGATCGCCATGTTCAGGATGTCATTTGCCGTTGATGTCGTCGAACAGATCTGGATGCTTTTATCCAAACCGGTCAGGATCGGACCAATCACAGTAGCCCCCGCCATTTCCTGCATCAACTTCACAGAGATGCTGGCCGAATGACGTGCGGGAACCACCAGAATGTTGGCCGGCCCGCTCAGGCGTGAAAATGGATATTGTGCCTGAGCTGCGGCATTCAGGGCAACATCGACTGTCATCTCACCTTCGTATTCGAAATCAACGCCACGCTGGTCCAGCACTTTGGGTGCCAGCATCATCTTCTCGGCGCGTTCGGATACAGGATAGCCGAAGGTCGAAAAGCTGACGAATGCCACGCGTGGCTCGATGCCCATGTGCCGCGCCACCGCCGCGCCACTTTCTGCGATATTCGCCAGATCATTCTCATCCGGCCATTCGTGAACCAAGGTATCAGCGATAAACACAATTCGGCCCTTGAGCATAAGTGCTGTAATGCCCGTTGAACCATGCTCCGCATTTGCTTCGAACACATGGTTCAGCCGCTCAAGCACATGGGCAGATTTGCGAGTCGCACCGGTGACAAGGCCATCACCATGACCATGCGCCAGCATCAAGGCGGCGAAGACGTGTCTGTCACGCGCGGCAAGACGGTGAATGTCTTTGGCGTCAAACCCGCGCCGTTGCAGACGCCCGTACAAGAAGTCCTTGTAGGTGTCTAACTCGGACGTATTCGCGGCGTTCACCACTTCAAGCTCGCGCACGGCATCTGACATTCCCGCCTCTTCGAGCTTTTTCTTCACGTCGTCAGAACGGCCAACAACCAGTGCTTTTCCAAGGCCGGACCGCTGATATGTAACCGCAGCCCTAAGAACGCGGGCATCATCCCCTTCGGCAAAGATCATCGTTGCCTGATTTGCACGCGCACGTGCGTTAATGCCACGAAGGATATTTGCAGTCGGATCCATGCGGGATTTCAGGCTTTGTTCGTAGGCGTCCATGTCGATGATAGGACGCCGTGCCGCACCGGTGTTCATACCGGCGCGGGCAACCGCAGGCGGAATACGCCAGATCAGGCGCGGATCAAACGGTGTGGGAATGATATAGTCGCGACCGAAGGTAAGTGTCTTGCCATAGGCAACCGCGACTTCATCCGGTACGTCCTCGCGAGCAAGGTTTGCCAGCGCGTGCGCGCAAGCGATCTTCATCTCGTCATTGATGGCGCGCGCGTTGATATCAAGTGCACCCCGGAACAGGTACGGGAAGCCAAGCACGTTGTTGACCTGATTAGGGTAATCGCTGCGACCTGTCGCGACGATCGCATCTTCGCGTACCGCATGCGCCTCTTCAGGAGTAATCTCTGGATCGGGGTTCGCCATTGCAAAGATAACCGGATTGTCCGCCATGCTCGCAACCATCTGCGGAGTAACAGCGCCTTTCGCAGATACCCCAAGGAAAACATCTGCCCCGTTCATTGCTTCTTCCAGTGTGCGCAACTCGGTGCTTGCCGCATGGGCCGATTTCCATTGGTTCATGCCTTCGGTGCGACCTTGGTAAATCACACCTTTTGTATCGCACATGATGCAGTTGTTCTGCTTGGCACCCATCGATTTCAGCAGCTCGAGGCAGGCAATACCCGCCGCACCCGCGCCGTTGAGAACAATCCGCACGTCCTCGATCTGCTTGCCAGAGATATGCAGCGCGTTGATCAAACCAGCGGCGCAAATCACTGCCGTTCCGTGCTGGTCGTCGTGGAAGACTGGGATGTCCATTTCTTCCTTGAGCCGTTGCTCGATGATGAAACACTCTGGCGCTTTGATATCTTCAAGGTTGATCCCGCCAAACGTCGGGCCCATCAGCTTCACCGCATTGATGAAAGCATCTGTGTCTTCGGTATCTAGCTCGATGTCGATTGAGTTCACGTCC
The Sulfitobacter noctilucicola genome window above contains:
- a CDS encoding CoA pyrophosphatase, translated to MQKQHDVANTLTRIKAGLTASGTQTSDFDLNSDVTLPAGRVLRPAGVLAPLVTRDDGLHLLLTKRSSALKHHPGQIAFPGGKQDEGDADVIAAALREAQEEIGLPTELVDVLGVLPAHETVTGFTVTPVFAHVRAEFEIKPEPGEVDEVFSVPLSHVLEPVNYLIESRRWRGTRRHYFAVPYGPYYIWGATARMLRAWADRMTS
- a CDS encoding Hsp33 family molecular chaperone HslO — its product is MTAQIQAGNQIAWDDSVLPFQLDNSDVRGRVARLDGVLDGILSQHDYPPVVEALVAEMALLTALIGQTIKLRWKLSLQVQSKGAVRMIATDYYGPDEEGRSARIRAYASYDEDRLTDAAPFEQIGEGYFAIMIDQGEGMVPYQGITPLEGGSLAACAEAYFAQSEQLPTRFSLSFGQSSGPNEDEHWRAGGVMLQLMPKASPFAAKTEGTGEVLTATDLVDGAEEENWNRANILLDTVEDLELIGPSVPPTDLLLRLFHEEQPRVFDAQAVRFGCSCSEDRVRQSLSIYSAKDIEKMTTDEGRVTADCQFCGAHYDLDPKTVGFDAETT
- a CDS encoding NUDIX domain-containing protein; this encodes MIRRIGEVPQKDRSYRLRPGAYAILPLGNGILTTAQIAPRVDVQLPGGGVDPGESPLQALHREVLEEIGWRIDRPRRLGAFRRFVFMPEYDLWAEKLCTVYVAHPVRKIAEPTESDHETLLLSAAEAVEMLGNAGDRMFLKRYLG
- a CDS encoding PP2C family protein-serine/threonine phosphatase, yielding MAPSRTKYAPLDGDPTQENALRILIVDDSRLQRSILSKTLTKWGFNVQEAASGDEALLLCEKEIPDLILSDWIMPGMSGIEFCQSFRAMTQDEYAYFILLTSKSDKAEVAHGLDSGADDFLTKPFNAHELRARITAGQRIVEMQRELSMQNRRVGETLEELQRVHDLLDQDLLEAKKLQQSLLRERHKVYDEGALSLILRSAGHVGGDLVGFFPTDDDHLGLFAIDVSGHGVSSALMTARLAGYMSATAPDQNIALVPDNKGRFSARPPADVVRMLNDLVLNEMETEHYFTILLAFIHLPTGRVNLAQAGHPHPLVQRKDGSIEQTGSGGFPVGLLEGADFTQFTLTLAPGDRLLLLSDGVTECPDAAGQMLGEDGLHDMMMQLADVRGKALMEALMWELSNFAGTEDFPDDVSGILFEYAGTDQPK
- a CDS encoding Hpt domain-containing protein; this translates as MIDWSRVQELREEVGEEDFEEVVDLFLVEVDSVIDRLKTMADRSTLGSDLHFLKGSALSLGFSAFSKLCHQGERDVSDGQQDEIDLAPVYAVYDASRTKFLSEYKRRDGL
- a CDS encoding SDR family oxidoreductase, translated to MLIEGKSCVVTGAGSGIGAALAHRLADMGAKVCVSDLDKDKAEAVASAIGGIANVCDVRDEAQINALVSQATAEQGEIDLFVSNAGLGGANPDHAASQTNANWQLNWEVHVMAHVYASRALLPDMIRRGSGYLVNVASAAGLLNQIGDSAYSATKHAAVSFAESLAISHGHEGIGVSVVCPQYVATPLLGLSDVDAAAQASLLTADDVAVAIAKGIEDQQFLILSHPEVQNYAMHRAQNHDRWIDGMRMLRAKAVDTFGGVEIENFYKLV
- the ilvA gene encoding threonine ammonia-lyase IlvA, producing the protein MATLATAKMRPVFPATPLLRNELLSDRFGADIYLKREDLSPVRSYKLRGAFNAMRKVIPDQDVFVCASAGNHAQGVAFMCRHFGVRGVIFMPVTTPEQKVLKTRMFGGEAVEIQLVGDYFDASLRAAQAFCASEGAHFLSPFDDEDVIEGQASVAVEIEQQLGRVPDHIILPVGGGGLSAGTYSYFGNECAYTFVEPSGAKSLAAALDEGTPVDVSPVNTFVDGASVAQIGTRTFERLKTINRADVIDLEEDRICQTIIEMLNVEGIVLEPAGAMALEALGDVADQIKGKTVVCIASGGNFDFERLPEVKERAQRYAGLKKYFILRLPQRPGALRDFLDALGPHDNITRFEYMKKSARNFGSVLIGIETDAAENFPAMFARIDAAGFTYTDITNDETLAQFVI
- a CDS encoding argininosuccinate synthase, which gives rise to MSAPKKVVLAYSGGLDTSIILKWLQTEYGCEVVTFTADLGQGEELEPARAKAEMMGASEIYIEDVREEFVRDFVFPMFRANAVYEGLYLLGTSIARPLISKRLVEIAEETGADAVAHGATGKGNDQVRFELAAYALNPDIKVIAPWREWDLSSRTKLLEFAELNQIPVAKDKRGEAPFSVDANLLHTSSEGKVLEDPAIDAPDYVYQRTVNPEDAPDTPEYVEIGFERGDAVSINGEAMSPATILTKLNELGGKHGCGRLDLVEGRFVGMKSRGIYETPGGTLLLEAHRGIESITLDRGAMHLKDELMPRYAELIYNGFWYSPERTMLQAAIDASQTHVTGTVRLKLYKGHVRTVGRWSDHSLYSEAHVTFEDDAGAYDQKDAAGFIQLNALRLKLLAARDKRFK
- a CDS encoding DUF7282 domain-containing protein; amino-acid sequence: MKYVLSSIVALTCAASVAYAAAHATPMVEAADQDVSNGIVSAEKVVAGENGWLVVHRTDAEMKPGPVIGYAPLRGGENTDVAAILQEAVQPGEMLMLMVHAETGGMKTGVFEYTLGAKEDGPIKPDGKLVMSVVTAQ
- the msrA gene encoding peptide-methionine (S)-S-oxide reductase MsrA — encoded protein: MSHFYRLKIFALAGLITIGLIVQTNAARAAETETLTVAGGCFWCVEADFESVRGVKEAVSGFAGGKTANPTYKQVTAGGTGHYEAVQITFDPSVVTRETLLGLFFRSIDPTDSGGQFCDRGASYRSAVFAANPAQKKAAEEAKADAQSALGKTVVTPILNAAPFYPADAYHQDYYKSSDRLAVSSVGLAVKKSVAYKRYRKGCGRDARVKQLWGSSAPFAS
- a CDS encoding ribokinase codes for the protein MIWNLGSINADNFYRLARLPAAGETIAAGHFHQGLGGKGANMSVAAARGGARVAHIGAVGTDGRWAVDRMMEYGVDTRHISTVATPTGHANINIDETGENNIVLFPGSNAEITEQMIGGALAEASPGDFLLMQNETSGQRFAARTAQTLGLPTVYAAAPFDADAVRAILPQIDILVMNEVEAHQLQEALNATLPELPVAEIVVTLGAEGCNWVSNKSNTERKFTAYKTDVVDTTGAGDTFTGYLVAGLDRGLSMPDAIDLAMRAGALMVSREGTADVIPDLKEIQDHDFS